A window of the Henckelia pumila isolate YLH828 chromosome 3, ASM3356847v2, whole genome shotgun sequence genome harbors these coding sequences:
- the LOC140886620 gene encoding protein GRIP isoform X2 → MDQEIKERDDKYSELDSKFNRLHKRAKQRIQDVQKEKDDLEAKFREVAEKAEHISSQLSALQQELERTRQHANEALKAMDVERQQLRSANNKLRDNIEELRHSLVPKESALETLQHTLLEKEQMLEEMQGLLQVADEKRQTSITEISLKHQKQVENLEAQIADVLADRSRASETISSLRALIVEKDAKIAEMEAASSGEVARLRAAMEALKGEFSHRKNEHEKEREILEASFQSMRTKLEISESNRIHVEVEAAKLRSQLESELSVQIQLLNSKDTELEALKGKIDQIESEFASYKVRAHSLLQKKEAELAAVRDSEQLKAHEEALKEAEREILSISAEKDKALQDLKDALINCQTEIATRDAALSTAEHNIKSIQMNLDSAFSLHQSEKEAWERNLQNMEETWRMRYEAMSRQNEVSSFENLQKEVEELRSRCKISKEEQNSFHDLADKMMEEKDKEISRLLDDNKNLHQLLDSRPQAQYRDDLSVSAYQKQEASNSSISAADQQILILARQQAQREEELAQTQRHILVLQEEIEELEHENRLHRQQESMLKEELRKMERMQKREGVDMTYVKNVILKLLETGEVERLLPVIAILLQFSPEEVQKCQQAYHTLGDVSPSPASDSSGSALSLFSRFSFS, encoded by the exons ATGGATCAAGAAATAAAGGAGAGGGACGATAAATATTCTGAGCTGGATTCCAAGTTCAACAGACTTCATAAAAGAGCCAAGCAGCGCATTCAGGATGTGCAAAAA GAAAAAGATGATTTAGAGGCTAAGTTTCGTGAGGTTGCAGAGAAAGCCGAGCACATATCTTCCCAGCTGTCAGCATTACAACAAGAATTGGAACGCACAAGGCAACATGCTAACGAAGCATTGAAAGCAATGGATGTGGAGAGGCAACAATTACGAAGTGCAAACAACAA GCTTAGGGACAACATTGAAGAATTGCGCCATTCTTTGGTCCCCAAAGAGAGTGCTTTGGAGACATTGCAACATACTCTTCTGGAAAAAGAACAG ATGTTGGAAGAGATGCAGGGGTTACTGCAGGTTGCTGATGAAAAGCGGCAAACTTCAATCACCGAGATATCGCTGAAGCACCAGAAG CAAGTTGAGAACCTGGAAGCCCAAATAGCTGATGTATTAGCTGATAGAAGCAGAGCAAGTGAAACAATATCCTCTTTGAGG GCTTTGATTGTGGAAAAAGATGCCAAGATTGCAGAGATGGAAGCAGCTTCTAGTGGTGAAGTAGCACGGCTTAGAGCTGCAATGGAGGCTTTGAAAGGAGAATTCAGCCATCGGAAGAATGAACAT GAGAAAGAGAGAGAAATTTTGGAAGCTAGCTTCCAATCCATGAGAACAAAGCTAGAAATTTCTGAGAGTAATCGGATACATGTTGAAGTCGAAGCGGCAAAATTAAGAA GTCAATTGGAATCAGAACTTTCAGTGCAAATTCAGCTGCTGAACAGTAAAGATACTGAGCTAGAGGCATTGAAAGGAAAG ATTGATCAAATAGAGAGTGAGTTTGCTTCTTACAAGGTTCGAGCTCATTCACTGCTTCAGAAAAAGGAAGCAGAACTTGCTGCAGTTAGGGACAGTGAGCAATTAAAAGCTCATGAGGAAGCTCTTAAG GAGGCTGAGAGAGAAATACTTTCGATATCTGCAGAAAAGGATAaagctctccaagatctcaaagatGCTTTGATCAATTGTCAGACAGAAATTGCCACCAG AGATGCAGCTCTCAGCACCGCTGAGCATAATATTAAAAGCATTCAGATGAATTTGGACTCTGCTTTCTCTTTGCACCAGTCTGAAAAAGAAGCATGGGAAAGAAATTTGCAAAACATGGAGGAAACCTGGAGAA TGAGATATGAGGCAATGAGTAGGCAAAATGAGGTGTCTTCTTTcgaaaatttgcaaaaagaagTTGAAGAGCTGAGGTCGCGTTGTAAAATATCGAAG GAAGAGCAAAATTCGTTTCATGATCTCGCTGATAAAATGATGGAGGAGAAGGACAAAGAAATTTCTAGGCTTTTGGATGACAATAAGAATCTACATCAACTGCTGGACTCGAGACCACAA GCTCAGTACCGTGATGATCTTTCAGTTTCAG CTTATCAGAAGCAGGAAGCCTCAAATTCTAGCATATCTGCTGCAGACCAACAGATCCTA ATTTTGGCAAGACAACAAGCTCAGAGAGAAGAGGAGCTTGCTCAAACCCAGCGGCATATACTTGTACTTCAA GAGGAAATTGAGGAGCTGGAGCATGAAAACCGGCTTCACAGGCAGCAG GAGTCTATGTTGAAGGAAGAACTTCGAAAAATGGAACGAATGCAAAAGAGGGAAGGAGTAGACATGACATATGTGAAAAATGTGATCTTAAAGCTTCTAGAGACAG GTGAAGTGGAGAGACTTTTACCAGTTATTGCAATTCTCCTTCAGTTCAGCCCTGAGGAG GTGCAGAAGTGTCAACAAGCCTACCACACCTTAGGCGACGTGTCTCCTAGCCCAGCAAGTGATTCTTCGGGATCTGCACTGTCCCTCTTTTctagattttcattttcataG
- the LOC140886620 gene encoding protein GRIP isoform X1 produces the protein MSLEGVDGAVLENQITEAVAKHETIKLENEKLNLDSEADSSLVKGNGLHGQSMHYNHSDNELLLFLLELDFQNEYMKSQFQGFKIVLVNSEQHGSQNGTLKDNHLESHGIVKELSEKLESLNKELLEERLTRGAAEEALKHLRAGHSEADMKAQELSVKLAEAQQKMDQEIKERDDKYSELDSKFNRLHKRAKQRIQDVQKEKDDLEAKFREVAEKAEHISSQLSALQQELERTRQHANEALKAMDVERQQLRSANNKLRDNIEELRHSLVPKESALETLQHTLLEKEQMLEEMQGLLQVADEKRQTSITEISLKHQKQVENLEAQIADVLADRSRASETISSLRALIVEKDAKIAEMEAASSGEVARLRAAMEALKGEFSHRKNEHEKEREILEASFQSMRTKLEISESNRIHVEVEAAKLRSQLESELSVQIQLLNSKDTELEALKGKIDQIESEFASYKVRAHSLLQKKEAELAAVRDSEQLKAHEEALKEAEREILSISAEKDKALQDLKDALINCQTEIATRDAALSTAEHNIKSIQMNLDSAFSLHQSEKEAWERNLQNMEETWRMRYEAMSRQNEVSSFENLQKEVEELRSRCKISKEEQNSFHDLADKMMEEKDKEISRLLDDNKNLHQLLDSRPQAQYRDDLSVSAYQKQEASNSSISAADQQILILARQQAQREEELAQTQRHILVLQEEIEELEHENRLHRQQESMLKEELRKMERMQKREGVDMTYVKNVILKLLETGEVERLLPVIAILLQFSPEEVQKCQQAYHTLGDVSPSPASDSSGSALSLFSRFSFS, from the exons ATGTCCCTTGAAGGGGTTGATGGCGCTGTGCTGGAAAATCAAATAACTGAAGCTGTTGCAAAACATGAGACTATAAAATTGGAGAATGAGAAGCTTAACCTGGATTCTGAGGCTGATAGCAGTCTTGTCAAGGGAAATGGTTTACATGGTCAAAGCATGCATTATAATCACAGTGATAATGAGCTTCTGCTATTTCTGTTAGAGCTCGATTTCCAGAATGAATACATGAAATCTCAGTTTCAGGGGTTTAAGATTGTTCTTGTGAACTCTGAGCAACATGGCTCACAGAACGGAACCCTGAAGGATAACCATTTGGAATCTCATGGTATTGTCAAAGAGCTTAGTGAAAAACTGGAGTCTTTGAACAAAGAACTTCTAGAGGAAAGGCTAACACGAGGTGCCGCTGAGGAAGCTCTGAAGCATCTAAGGGCTGGACACTCAGAGGCGGATATGAAGGCGCAAGAACTTTCTGTCAAACTTGCGGAAG CCCAACAGAAGATGGATCAAGAAATAAAGGAGAGGGACGATAAATATTCTGAGCTGGATTCCAAGTTCAACAGACTTCATAAAAGAGCCAAGCAGCGCATTCAGGATGTGCAAAAA GAAAAAGATGATTTAGAGGCTAAGTTTCGTGAGGTTGCAGAGAAAGCCGAGCACATATCTTCCCAGCTGTCAGCATTACAACAAGAATTGGAACGCACAAGGCAACATGCTAACGAAGCATTGAAAGCAATGGATGTGGAGAGGCAACAATTACGAAGTGCAAACAACAA GCTTAGGGACAACATTGAAGAATTGCGCCATTCTTTGGTCCCCAAAGAGAGTGCTTTGGAGACATTGCAACATACTCTTCTGGAAAAAGAACAG ATGTTGGAAGAGATGCAGGGGTTACTGCAGGTTGCTGATGAAAAGCGGCAAACTTCAATCACCGAGATATCGCTGAAGCACCAGAAG CAAGTTGAGAACCTGGAAGCCCAAATAGCTGATGTATTAGCTGATAGAAGCAGAGCAAGTGAAACAATATCCTCTTTGAGG GCTTTGATTGTGGAAAAAGATGCCAAGATTGCAGAGATGGAAGCAGCTTCTAGTGGTGAAGTAGCACGGCTTAGAGCTGCAATGGAGGCTTTGAAAGGAGAATTCAGCCATCGGAAGAATGAACAT GAGAAAGAGAGAGAAATTTTGGAAGCTAGCTTCCAATCCATGAGAACAAAGCTAGAAATTTCTGAGAGTAATCGGATACATGTTGAAGTCGAAGCGGCAAAATTAAGAA GTCAATTGGAATCAGAACTTTCAGTGCAAATTCAGCTGCTGAACAGTAAAGATACTGAGCTAGAGGCATTGAAAGGAAAG ATTGATCAAATAGAGAGTGAGTTTGCTTCTTACAAGGTTCGAGCTCATTCACTGCTTCAGAAAAAGGAAGCAGAACTTGCTGCAGTTAGGGACAGTGAGCAATTAAAAGCTCATGAGGAAGCTCTTAAG GAGGCTGAGAGAGAAATACTTTCGATATCTGCAGAAAAGGATAaagctctccaagatctcaaagatGCTTTGATCAATTGTCAGACAGAAATTGCCACCAG AGATGCAGCTCTCAGCACCGCTGAGCATAATATTAAAAGCATTCAGATGAATTTGGACTCTGCTTTCTCTTTGCACCAGTCTGAAAAAGAAGCATGGGAAAGAAATTTGCAAAACATGGAGGAAACCTGGAGAA TGAGATATGAGGCAATGAGTAGGCAAAATGAGGTGTCTTCTTTcgaaaatttgcaaaaagaagTTGAAGAGCTGAGGTCGCGTTGTAAAATATCGAAG GAAGAGCAAAATTCGTTTCATGATCTCGCTGATAAAATGATGGAGGAGAAGGACAAAGAAATTTCTAGGCTTTTGGATGACAATAAGAATCTACATCAACTGCTGGACTCGAGACCACAA GCTCAGTACCGTGATGATCTTTCAGTTTCAG CTTATCAGAAGCAGGAAGCCTCAAATTCTAGCATATCTGCTGCAGACCAACAGATCCTA ATTTTGGCAAGACAACAAGCTCAGAGAGAAGAGGAGCTTGCTCAAACCCAGCGGCATATACTTGTACTTCAA GAGGAAATTGAGGAGCTGGAGCATGAAAACCGGCTTCACAGGCAGCAG GAGTCTATGTTGAAGGAAGAACTTCGAAAAATGGAACGAATGCAAAAGAGGGAAGGAGTAGACATGACATATGTGAAAAATGTGATCTTAAAGCTTCTAGAGACAG GTGAAGTGGAGAGACTTTTACCAGTTATTGCAATTCTCCTTCAGTTCAGCCCTGAGGAG GTGCAGAAGTGTCAACAAGCCTACCACACCTTAGGCGACGTGTCTCCTAGCCCAGCAAGTGATTCTTCGGGATCTGCACTGTCCCTCTTTTctagattttcattttcataG
- the LOC140891183 gene encoding HMG1/2-like protein encodes MKGGKSKTESKKADPKLSVKRGAAAGKKPVKKGKAAKDPNKPKRPPSAFFIFMEDFRKQYKEKHPNNKSVSVVGKAGGEKWKSLSTSEKAPFVAKAEKRKAEYEKTLQAYNKKVNEGAGAEEEESDKSRSEVHDENDDEDGSDEGDNDEDDDDDDDE; translated from the exons ATGAAAGGAGGCAAATCGAAAACAGAGTCCAAAAAGGCTGATCCTAA GCTGTCGGTGAAGAGAGGAGCTGCGGCTGGAAAGAAGCCAGTGAAGAAGGGAAAGGCAGCTAAGGATCCAAACAAACCTAAGAGGCCTCCTAGCGCTTTTTTCATTTTCAT GGAGGACTTTAGAAAACAGTACAAAGAGAAGCATCCCAATAACAAATCTGTGTCCGTT GTTGGGAAGGCTGGTGGTGAAAAGTGGAAATCGTTGTCTACCTCG GAGAAAGCTCCATTCGTTGCGAAGGCCGAGAAACGGAAGGCCGAGTATGAAAAGACTCTCCAGGCGTACAACAAAAAAGTG AACGAAGGAGCTGGTGCTGAAGAAGAAGAGAGTGACAAATCTAGATCTGAAGTTCATGATGAAAATGACGACGAGGATGGAAGCGACGAG GGTGATAATGATGAGGAcgacgacgacgatgatgatgagtGA